CATTTGCCACCCTGGCCCTGACATTCCTCAGGAATGCATTCTTGTTCCATGGTTTCGCCTCGCCGCTGCTGATCCCTTCGGCCAGCAGATCGCGCAGTTCCTGAAGTCTGGATTATGAGCATCCTCACGACCAGAAACCCCGCGATTATCAGCATTGCTGTTTTTCTTGATGCTTTTATTGGCGGGCCGCTGACGGGGGCAAGCATGAACCCGGCCCGTAGCTTCGGGCCGGCATTGGCCATGGGATACTGGGATAATCAGTGGCTGTACTGGGCCGCTCCGCTGTCTGGCGGGCTTGCAGCTGTTGCGTGCTGCCAGCTGTTTATGCCGCAACTGAAGTCACCCTCACCGGAATAAAGTCCCTTCCAGGACAGAATGCCTCTGATGAACAGAGGCATTCTTTTTTTCAGCAACCCACTGTCCGGCTACGCCTTTCCAGAATGAGAACATCTCTCCATTTTCCGTTCATTTCACCCACTTTTTCCCGGCAGCCGACTTCCCTGAATCCCTGGCTGCGATGTAAAGCAACACTGGCCTGGTTTTCCGGAAAGATGCCAGCAAGTAGCGTCCAGAAACCCGCATCTTCCGAGCCCTTTATCAGCCCGGAGAGCAAAGCCCTGCCTGCGCCTTTTCCCTGAAAATGAGTACTGACATAAATGCTCAGCTCTGCGACACCGCGGTATGCATGCCGGCGGGAAAAAGGAGATAGCGCAGCCCATCCCACCACTCTGTTATCAACAGTGGCGACGTAGCGGCAGTCCTGAAGATGCCCTTCATTCCATTCCAGCCACTCAGGTGCTGCGGTCTGAAAGGTGGCGTTCCTTGTTGCAATTCCTTCCTGATAAATTTCCCTGACTGCACACCAGTCCTCTTCGTGCATTTTTCTAATGATGATCTCTGCCATTTCTCTGTACCGTATGTTTGCTGTATTCATAGGCAGTCAGAAAACGAGCCTGCCTGGGCTTCCCGGCGGCGGGACATAATGCGCCCGTCAGCAAAGGATGAAGGTCATTTCATTTTTAGCGGGAATCGGTTTCTACTGTGACGGATTCATATGCATTTTTCCATATATATTGTGACGTACCTCATTTCTGAGAGGTATAAACACCGATCATGTTTTCTCCATGCCGCGTAAATGGTGCGCCAGATGGGGCAGGCTCACGATCACGTGATAACGCCAATGATGCAGCTGCAGGATCCGGAGAAGACCAGAGTCATTATCGTGACGCTTGCCGAAACCACGCCGGTACTGGAAGCGGCCGGGCTGCAGCAGGACTTACGCCGGGCCGGGATTGAACCCTGGGCGTGGGTCATCAATAACAGCCTCGCGGCCGCGAAGCCGTCCTCCCCGTTCCTGGTCACCCGTGCCCGTCGCGAACTGCCGCTGATCGACGACGTTGCCGGGCATTATGCACAGCGCATTGCCCTGACGCCACTGCTGAAGGACGACCCGGTAGGCGTGGACCTGCTGGCTGAAATGGCGGGCTGACAGGTGGGACGACGCCCCACCTCCACTTAAAACATTTCCTTATACAGGTCATAAGATGAAGCGCTTAATCTGCCGTCGCGAATTCCGGTAGTGTGTCAGTCAACGTCACAGGAGTTATACAATGCACATTATCAATGCTGAAGAGCAGCACATTCCCGCCATACGCCGCTTTTACGCCCATCATGTCCTGCACGGCACAGGCAGCTTCGAGACGGCCCCCCCCGAACACGCAGGAAATGCTTGCCCGGGTGAAAAACGTTCAGTCACGTGGATTTCCCTGGTATATCGCCCTGCAGGGGGGGGGAAAAGCCTTACTCGATCATGCCTTAACATGGGCCCGGTCTCAGGGATACCGCCAGATGATAGCGGTTGTGGGGGACTGTGCGAACGTCGCGTCTGTAGCGCTGCATCTTCGCTCCGGATTTACTGAAATCGGCACGCTGAAGGACATCGGTTTCAAGCATGGCCGCTGGCTGGACACGGTGTTGCTGCAGTGTCAGCTGGGAAAAGGGAGCTGTACGCTGCCGGACAGTCCGGTACCCGGACGCTGAGGCAGGAGAAAGGGGGCATCGCCCCCTTTCGGTTATTTCAGCCGTTTCCCTGCCTCATCTACTACTTTCTCGCCGTCTTCCTTAGCAAATGCGCCTTTTTGCGCATCCGGAAGAATATCCAGTACCACTTCGGAAGGGCGGCACAGACGCGTTCCCAACGGTGTCACCACAATCGGACGGTTAATCAGGATCGGATGCTGAAGCATAAAATCGATTAACTGATCGTCAGTAAACTTATCTTCCGCAAGCCCCAGTTCTTCATAAGGCTCGACGTTTTTGCGCAGCAAAGCCCGGACTGAAATGCCCATATCTGCAATGAGTTTGACCAGCTCATCGCGTGACGGTGGATTTTCAAGGTAATGAATAACGGTCGGTTCATTACCACTGTTGCGGATCATCTCCAGCGTATTACGCGACGTGCCGCAGGCCGGGTTGTGATAAATGGTGATGTTGCTCATATCAGTATCTCATTACAAAGTGAAAGAGAGACGTAACGCCAGCGCTGCCAGCGTTACAAACAGCACAGGCAGAGTCATAACGATCCCGGTGCGGAAATAGTATCCCCAGGTGATGGTCATATTCTTCTGTGAAAGGACATGCAGCCAGAGCAGCGTTGCCAGGCTACCAATAGGTGTAATTTTAGGTCCCAGATCGCAGCCAATCACGTTGGCGTAGATCATCGCTTCTTTGATAACGCCTGTTGCGGTGCTTCCATCGATAGAAAGAGCGCCAACCAGCACGGTAGGCATGTTGTTCATGATGGAAGACAGGAAGGCCGTCAGGAAGCCAGTACCCAGCGTCGCAGCCCAGAGTCCTTTATCCGCCAGTACATTCAGCACACCTGAAAGGTATTCGGTTAGCCCGGCGTTGCGCAGACCGTAGACCACCAGGTACATCCCCAATGAGAAGATGACGATCTGCCATGGCGCGCCGCGCAGCACTTTGCCAGTGTTAATGGCATGGCCTCGTTTAGCTACTGCAAACAGGATCACAGCGCCAACAGCCGCAATCGCGCTAACGGGAATACCGAGCGGCTCAAGGACAAAGAACCCAACCAGCAGAAGTATTAAAACTATCCAGCCGGTTCTGAAGGTTGCCAGATCTTTAATCGCTTTTGCCGGTGCTTTCAGAAGAGACAGGTCGTAAGTCGGTGGGATATTCTTGCGGAAGAACAGATGCAGCATAACCAGCGTGGCAACAATGGCTGCAATATCCACCGGCACCATTACCGACGCATACTCGGTGAAGCCCAGTCCAAAGAAGTCTGCAGAAACGATGTTAACCAGGTTGGACACGATAAGCGGCAGGCTGGATGTATCGGCAATAAACCCGGCAGCCATGACGAATGCCAGTGTCGTGCCTTTGCTGAACCCTAATGCCAGCAGCATGGCGATGACTATCGGCGTCAGAATAAGTGCCGCACCATCGTTGGCAAACAGTGCCGCCACCGCTGCACCAAGCAGAACGATATACGTAAAGAGCAAACGGCCACGACCGTTACCCCAGCGCGAAACATGCAATGCCGCCCATTCGAAAAAGCCGGACTCATCAAGCAGCAGGCTGATAATAATTACGGCAATAAAGGTCGCCGTCGCGTTCCAGACGATATTCCACACCACCGGAATATCGCCCACATGCACAACGCCAGATATCAGAGCCAGTCCCGCGCCCAGCATTGCACTCCAGCCGATCCCTAATCCCTTTGGTTGCCAGATAACCAAAACAATGGTCAGGACAAAAATAGCGCCTGCCAGTAACATAAAACCTCCTGACAGGGCGACTTTGTCGCCCTGTATATGTCAAAAAATTAGCTCATCAACTCTCTGAGCTTTTCAATACCGGCGGGCTCTGACGCCAGCACCGGAACAAGCGCTATACGGTCAGCATGCTGATCCTTAACAGCCTCAATCTGAGGCAATTCCTGATGAGCACGCTGACAAAGCAACGGAGAACGCGTATCCGCAATGGAAAGGCTGTTATTGATAATCCAGCCCCACGGATGAATCCCCGCTCTTTCAAGGTCAGCCTGCAGGTTTGCCGCTTCCAGGACCGGTGTGGTTTCAGGAAGCGTAACCAGCAGAACTTTGGTTCTATCCGGGTCCTGAAGCTGCATCATGGGGGTAGTAAAATGACCTTTACTCCCCATTTTTTTGGCAATCTCTCGGTGGTAAGCCCCGGTCGCATCCAGCAACAGCAGCGTGTGTCCGGTAGGGGCGGTATCCATGACAACAAAGCGCTTACCCGCTTCACGAATTACACGGGAGAAGGCCTGAAACACGGCAATTTCTTCTGTACAGGGAGAGCGTAAATCCTCTTCCAGTAACCGTTTCCCTGCTTCGTCCAGATCTCTTCCCTTCGTCTCAAGAACATGCTGGCGATAGCGTTCGGTTTCATCGTGAGAGTTGATGCGGCTGACCTGCAGGTTTTTGAGGCTGCCGTTCAGCGTTGTACTCAGGTGCGCAGCAGGATCAGAGGTCGTGAGATGCACGTCAAATCCCATGTCTGCCAGCCTGACGGCGATGGCAGCAGCCATCGTGGTTTTCCCTACACCACCTTTGCCCATCAGCATAATCAGGCCGTGTTCACTGCGAGCGATATCATCGACCAGGCCAGAGAGAGATAAGTTTTCAGGCGTGTACAGGATATTCGTTACCGGGAGCGGTAATGCCTCAGAACGGGTATCCAGCAGTCCCTTCAATGCTGAAACACCAACCATATTGACTGGCTGGAGTAACAGGGTATCTGTCGGTAGCTCAGATAAACCGGCAGGAAGATTTGCCAGTGCCTCCTGCTCACGTTGCCATATCGCCGCGGCCAGGGCGTCATGTTCAGCTTCGGCTTCAGGCAGCACACCATTAATCACAAGATATTGATTTTTCAGGCCAATCTCAGCCAGTTCCTCATGAGTGCGGGCGACTTCCTGCAGCGTAGAATTTTGCAGTCGTGCAACCAGAACCAGGCGGGTACGTTCAGGATCGGACAAAGCCTCTACCGCATGAGCATACTGCTCACGCTGCTTTTCCAGCCCGGCCATTGGGCCAAGACAGGAAGCACCATCTGGATTACTTTCAATGAAGCTACTCCAGGCACCGGGAAGCTGGAGCAGACGAATCGTGTGGCCCGTCGGCGCTGTATCAAAAATGATGTGATCAAAGCGGGTCAGCAGGGAAGCGTCTGTTAGTAAGCCCGTGAATTCATCGAACGCAGCAATCTCAGTCGTACAGGCTCCTGAAAGCTGCTCGCTGATACTGTTAACAACGTCATCAGGCAAAAGACCTTTGATAGGATCAACGATTCTGGCCCGATATTGCCGGGCGGCTTCCTGCGGGTCAATCTCCAGTGCGGAAATTGCAGGAACTGCTGTCACAGGGCGAATCGTGTTACCGATAGCCTGATCGAATACCTGACCGACATTGGAGGCCGGGTCGGTACTGACCAGCAAAACCCGCTTACCCTGTTCGGCAAGGCGGATAGCCGTCGCGCAGGAAATGGAAGTTTTTCCTACACCTCCCTTGCCAGTAAAAAACAGGTAAGGCGGGATATTCTGTAAGAATTTCATATGTCCTCCTGACATATTCAGCAACAGGAAGTATTACCACCACAGCAACTGGTGGGAGCTAACCCTACCTTCTCCAGCGGAATACCGAACCAGCGAGCCAGCTCAGCGCGTTTTGGGTATCGCCCAGCCATCACCGTTTCGCCGTCCAGCAACAGCAGCGGAAGCCCTTCTGCGCCGGATGCGTCGAGGAAGGATTTCGCTTTCTCATTGTGAACAAAGCTCATGGGCTGCTGCGCCAGGTTGTAACGTTCAACCTGTACACCACGTTCTTTCAGCCACTGCACATCAGCAGAAAAATCAACCAGAACCTGATCGACATCTGAACCACATACACCGGTACTGCAGCACATTGCCGGGTCAAACACCGTTAACGTCTTCATTCTGAATACCTCATACATTCGAAAAAACACATATGTTCAGGCAAATTTTTTTTAGATGCAAACAGCCTTACCGCTACCAGAGCAGTTTGCCGATGCCAGCTTACGGGCGATGGCCTGTACGTCGTCCTGTTGGCTTAACCAGGCCTGCTCAATCACCTGAGCAGCCCAGGAAGGAATATGCGGGGATAAGCGATAATGAACCCATTTCCCCTGCTTGCGATCCAGCAATAGACCGCTTTCCCGGAGCATTGCCAGATGACGGGAAATCTTGGGCTGGGACTCATCCAACGCCGTGCAGAAATCGCAGACGCACAGTTCTCCCATCTCCCTGAGCAGCAGGACAATACCCAGACGGGTTTCATCGGACAGGTTTTTGAAAAGCTTAAGGGCTGTAAGGGTCATTATTCCTCCTGTTCGGTTGCGTAAAGCATACGCCCGGAGACAAAAAAAACAACCATACATTCGGAAAATCGAATGTGTGAAAGTGTCAGATGACGCTGTCACGCTGGTATACGTCCGTTACTTTCCGGGGAAAATACATGTGTGTTACAGAGATCCGACTTTACCTTTTTTCGGATCTCAGCAGGAAAAATCAATAGCCGGTGTGATGAAAGATAATGTCTCAAAGCATGCAGAACTCTTCGCCGCATCACACAATGCTTAAAAATAAGCTTATAATAAATACATAAGCAAGCTAAGTGCTATGATAGCATCAATTATCTTTTCTATATGGAGTCTCCCATGCTGAGCCAGCTGAACCTGCGTTTTCCCAAAAAACTGATCGAGAGCCTCAAGTCCCGTGCGTCCGCCGAGGCCACGTCCGTTAATGCCCTTGCGGGCCGCTTCATCGAGGAGAAGCTCATGTCTGCGGCGCCGGGCGACGATTCGCTGGCGCTGAACGCCGATCCTGCCGGCACACGTGAATCGCTCTACAGGAAAATCGTCCGCGGCGAGTTCTTCGGACGCCAGACCCTCAGACATGCAGAGCTGCGCTGGCTCTTTGACCATGCTCACCGGGCCTGCCTGTACGGCAGCGGCTACGTGAGCTGGCCGGTCATTGAGGCTCTCATGAACATCACCTTTGACGCGCTGCTTTATGCCGAAGCGCATAAGATTGAGGTGGACACCTTTTACATCAACCGGACCTTCGATTTTCCGGGGAAGAACTACCCGGAAGAAACGCAGCGCTTTATGGCCGTCATGCCCCGACATGTGGATCCCTCCTGGGCAGAGTACCTGCTTCGCCCGCTCTCCTCCGGGGCGCTTGAGCTGCAGAACTTTCCCGATGAGGCTCTGGCGCAGATTTGCAGCCCTGACCGGCTCCGGCTGATATTTCCGCTGGTCGTGAAGGCGCAGGCCCTGGATGAACAGGAGATGAAGGCCTGGGTGGCCGCGACCGGACTGGTCACTGAGGATCTGAATCTGACGGCTGAGGTCGGTGATATCCGTCTGCATGTTCAGGTAAGCGGTAACCGCGCGCCACAGCTGCCCGGCAGGGAGTGGGAGGCGCCCACTTTTGGTCTTATTGTGTCGGCAGGGTGCGTGGTGACGGCGATGGGCTGGGAGGTGTTCAGCGCACTGGTTCGCCAGCTGCAGGCACGGGCGGCGCAACCGGTGCTGCACGGCTGGCACAGCCGGGATAAGCACGTGTCGGTGTATATTCCGCGCGCGGAAGGCACTGATGTCATCCTCGGTCTGAGCGGCATCCATATCTCGATGACGGCCGACAACTATCTGGCGCTGGAAACGGCATTTCTGGCCGAAGTGAACGCGCCGGCCGCTGCCCCTGTGCTGGCAGAGCTGCGCGCCCTGTACGGGGATTTATAAATGGCTGCCGGAACAGAACTTTCACGTGCCGGTTTTGAGGGGCCGGTTATAAAAGCTGAAGATGACCGCTATGGTTTTTCAGCCATTGCGGACGGGCTGGCCCGGAGCATTTGCGAACTGGATGAAAATATCAGCACCGTTATCGGTATCGAGGGCAAATGGGGATCAGGGAAAACGAGTCTCCTTAACCTGCTGACTGCCCGGCTCAGACAGAAGGCTCCGGCTGCTACCGAAATCGTGCCGTTTTCACCGTGGCTTATTTCTCCGGACGAGAGTCCGGTAACGTCGTTGTTGCTGACCATTGCGGGCAGGCTGGCGAAGTATGAAACCGCGGCTCAGGCGGATATACGTAACGTGACGACGGTAACCGGTACGCTGGTTAACTATGCGCAGCAGACCTCCCGCAGGCTTGCCCCGGTTGCTCGTCTGGCCGGTAAATTAGGCGTGCCCGGATTGGGGATTGCCGCCGATGTGATGGAGACGCTGGGAGAGACAGACCTGCAACAACGGCAGAAAACGGCAGCAGAACTGCGCGCAGAGCTTGAAAATAAAATCACAGGCCTTGGGATCAGTTTTATCATCGTTATTGACGATCTGGACAGACTGGAGCCCGCCCAGGCGGTCGAAATATTACGTATGGTTCGTTCAGTGGCTGATTTCTCCAGGTTTCGCTATGTCATGTGTTATGACAGGGAGGTGCTGGCACATGCTGTTGAACACGGGCTGGGGGTACCGGACGGACGGCTTTATCTGCAGAAAATAATCCCGCTGTCATTTGCTCTTCCCCGACCGGAGAGCTTTACCCTGCGTCGGCAGTTTCGTGAAAGCGCCCTCCTAATATGGCGCGAGGTCAGCGGGCGTGAGCCTGATGCACACAGTGAGCGGTTGCTGGCGCTATTTGTCGAGGTCTACGGAGAGCGGCTTTCCACCCCACGGGAAGTAAACCATGCACTCAATGCCATACGTTTCCGGTACCACGGACTGCGGGATTATGTGTATTTTCCTGATTTGTGTCTTCTGCAGCTTATTAATACCGTAAATCCTGAGTTTGCCGCCTGGACTGAAGATTACCTGACCGCGTGGTCAGTGGTTGTCAGTCGTGACGGTTCGGTTGGGGAGGAAGAGACGAAGGTACTGACCGACAGGCTTTTCACCGCACTGGAGAAGTTCGGAGCATCCAGGGCCGCTTCTCCGTGGGAACTGCTTACGTGGCTGCCAGGCATTACCGGATTTGACAGAGAGCACCTGCGGATGTTTGAAAGCCAGCGTCCGGCCGAGGCGGAGCAGGCCACAAATCAGCGCCGGCTGGGGAGCAGTACCTACTGGCGCTATTATTTTTCATTTTCAGCTCCTCAGAACGTGATGTCTGACGCCGATATTCAGCAGATTATTGAGCTTGCGGCCAGTGATTATTC
This sequence is a window from Cronobacter sakazakii. Protein-coding genes within it:
- the arsB gene encoding arsenite efflux transporter membrane subunit ArsB, whose amino-acid sequence is MLLAGAIFVLTIVLVIWQPKGLGIGWSAMLGAGLALISGVVHVGDIPVVWNIVWNATATFIAVIIISLLLDESGFFEWAALHVSRWGNGRGRLLFTYIVLLGAAVAALFANDGAALILTPIVIAMLLALGFSKGTTLAFVMAAGFIADTSSLPLIVSNLVNIVSADFFGLGFTEYASVMVPVDIAAIVATLVMLHLFFRKNIPPTYDLSLLKAPAKAIKDLATFRTGWIVLILLLVGFFVLEPLGIPVSAIAAVGAVILFAVAKRGHAINTGKVLRGAPWQIVIFSLGMYLVVYGLRNAGLTEYLSGVLNVLADKGLWAATLGTGFLTAFLSSIMNNMPTVLVGALSIDGSTATGVIKEAMIYANVIGCDLGPKITPIGSLATLLWLHVLSQKNMTITWGYYFRTGIVMTLPVLFVTLAALALRLSFTL
- the arsC gene encoding glutaredoxin-dependent arsenate reductase; translated protein: MSNITIYHNPACGTSRNTLEMIRNSGNEPTVIHYLENPPSRDELVKLIADMGISVRALLRKNVEPYEELGLAEDKFTDDQLIDFMLQHPILINRPIVVTPLGTRLCRPSEVVLDILPDAQKGAFAKEDGEKVVDEAGKRLK
- the arsD gene encoding arsenite efflux transporter metallochaperone ArsD — its product is MKTLTVFDPAMCCSTGVCGSDVDQVLVDFSADVQWLKERGVQVERYNLAQQPMSFVHNEKAKSFLDASGAEGLPLLLLDGETVMAGRYPKRAELARWFGIPLEKVGLAPTSCCGGNTSCC
- a CDS encoding ArsA-related P-loop ATPase, which codes for MGQAHDHVITPMMQLQDPEKTRVIIVTLAETTPVLEAAGLQQDLRRAGIEPWAWVINNSLAAAKPSSPFLVTRARRELPLIDDVAGHYAQRIALTPLLKDDPVGVDLLAEMAG
- a CDS encoding KAP family P-loop NTPase fold protein; this encodes MAAGTELSRAGFEGPVIKAEDDRYGFSAIADGLARSICELDENISTVIGIEGKWGSGKTSLLNLLTARLRQKAPAATEIVPFSPWLISPDESPVTSLLLTIAGRLAKYETAAQADIRNVTTVTGTLVNYAQQTSRRLAPVARLAGKLGVPGLGIAADVMETLGETDLQQRQKTAAELRAELENKITGLGISFIIVIDDLDRLEPAQAVEILRMVRSVADFSRFRYVMCYDREVLAHAVEHGLGVPDGRLYLQKIIPLSFALPRPESFTLRRQFRESALLIWREVSGREPDAHSERLLALFVEVYGERLSTPREVNHALNAIRFRYHGLRDYVYFPDLCLLQLINTVNPEFAAWTEDYLTAWSVVVSRDGSVGEEETKVLTDRLFTALEKFGASRAASPWELLTWLPGITGFDREHLRMFESQRPAEAEQATNQRRLGSSTYWRYYFSFSAPQNVMSDADIQQIIELAASDYSALEARLLDSVTDNGISSRTWFEHILTRLTPGLTENSGDMVQRNLLTFFFRCSDRILPFYRERNLFFRQEDIGIDSLVTQLIQQLMSGRRRETVRFISRLFRKAEAFAWAALYLRDFLRKHSAQGTNKTEPFTAEEAEQLRLALTTRLKETRIRKELSQVPYLSIFLSAWAELAGDEVVREWACEISLTDRAFLQMLLNLRTPVSSSNRGQYLKLNLDHVSRFLGVPVRERLRDIKAQQIPALSGMTAAIEDAIRMNEEH
- a CDS encoding GNAT family N-acetyltransferase, whose protein sequence is MAEIIIRKMHEEDWCAVREIYQEGIATRNATFQTAAPEWLEWNEGHLQDCRYVATVDNRVVGWAALSPFSRRHAYRGVAELSIYVSTHFQGKGAGRALLSGLIKGSEDAGFWTLLAGIFPENQASVALHRSQGFREVGCREKVGEMNGKWRDVLILERRSRTVGC
- the arsR gene encoding As(III)-sensing metalloregulatory transcriptional repressor ArsR — protein: MTLTALKLFKNLSDETRLGIVLLLREMGELCVCDFCTALDESQPKISRHLAMLRESGLLLDRKQGKWVHYRLSPHIPSWAAQVIEQAWLSQQDDVQAIARKLASANCSGSGKAVCI
- the arsA gene encoding arsenite efflux transporter ATPase subunit ArsA; the protein is MKFLQNIPPYLFFTGKGGVGKTSISCATAIRLAEQGKRVLLVSTDPASNVGQVFDQAIGNTIRPVTAVPAISALEIDPQEAARQYRARIVDPIKGLLPDDVVNSISEQLSGACTTEIAAFDEFTGLLTDASLLTRFDHIIFDTAPTGHTIRLLQLPGAWSSFIESNPDGASCLGPMAGLEKQREQYAHAVEALSDPERTRLVLVARLQNSTLQEVARTHEELAEIGLKNQYLVINGVLPEAEAEHDALAAAIWQREQEALANLPAGLSELPTDTLLLQPVNMVGVSALKGLLDTRSEALPLPVTNILYTPENLSLSGLVDDIARSEHGLIMLMGKGGVGKTTMAAAIAVRLADMGFDVHLTTSDPAAHLSTTLNGSLKNLQVSRINSHDETERYRQHVLETKGRDLDEAGKRLLEEDLRSPCTEEIAVFQAFSRVIREAGKRFVVMDTAPTGHTLLLLDATGAYHREIAKKMGSKGHFTTPMMQLQDPDRTKVLLVTLPETTPVLEAANLQADLERAGIHPWGWIINNSLSIADTRSPLLCQRAHQELPQIEAVKDQHADRIALVPVLASEPAGIEKLRELMS